GCTCGCGGCGCGGGCAACGTGCTCGGTAACTCCGGCGTCGCCCTGTTGGCGGTCACCGCCTACGCCGCCGCCCGCGCGGTCGTCCCCGACACGACGGTGGTGACCCTGCTGGCGTTCGCGTTCGCCGGGTCGGTCGCCGCCGCGATGGCGGACACGCTCTCCTCGGAGTTCGGCGGCCTGTTCGACTCTCCGCGGCTCGTCACCACCCTGCGCCCCGTCGAACCCGGCACCGACGGCGCGGTTACCTGGCAAGGCGAGGTCGCCGGACTGGCGGGCGCGGCGCTGGTCGCCCTCATCGCGGCGCTCGCCATGCCGCTGGGAACCGGGGTCGTCCCGACGCCGGGCGTGTCCGTGGGGGCGACGGGTGGGTCGGTCCTGCCCGTCCTCGTCGCGGTCGCCGGCGCGGGGTTCGTCGGCATGACCGTCGACAGCCTGCTGGGTGCGACCGTCGAGGGTGACGAACTCGGGAACCAGGCGGTGAACACGCTCGCGACCCTCTCGGGGGCGGTCGCGGGCGTCGCGCTCGCGCTCCTCGTCGGCGCCACCCCCCTTCCGTCGTCGTCGGCGCTCACGGGACTCGCGAACGCATTCGCGCTCCTCGAACCGGCGTACTGGACGCTCCTGGCACTCGTGGCGTGACCGTCCGCGTCGGCCACCCGACTGACGAACCCGCCCTCCGCGTCCTCCAAGCACACCTCCGCGAGCCCAGTCCGACGCTCCTCGCGCACGGCCTCCGAGACGGTGGCGTCCTCGTCGACGAGGCGACCGTCGACGGCGACGACGGGAGGGTCGGTGGCGACGGCGGAGCGACCGGCGACCCCACGGCGACCGTCCCGGTCGGCTACCTCCTCGCGGTCGACGGCGACGGCACCCACGTCGCCGAACTCGTCGTCCACCCGGCCCGCCGCCGAGAGGGGCGGGCGACGGCGCTGTTCGACCGACTGTTCGAGCGGACGACCGGTCCGGTGACGCTGCTGGTCGCCGCCGACAACGACCCGGCGCGACGGCTGTACGCCGACTTGGGGTTCCACCGTGTGGAACGGCGCCCGGGGTTCTACGACGACGGAACGGACGCGCTCCTGTTGGCCCGAGACGTGGCCCCGTAGTCAGGCCGACGAGCGGTAGTGTCGGTACGCGGGGCCGACGAGGAGGAGGAGTCCGGCGAGCCCCGCCGCCGCGACGAGTCGCAGGTCGAACACCCCCGAGAGGCCGACGGCGGCGACGCGCCCGGCGGAGGCGCCCGCGACGGTGCCGGCGACCGCCCACGGCAACTCGCCGATGGCGCTCCCGACGACGAACGGGACGGTTCGGACGCCGGCCAGCCCCGCCGCGACGGAGATGGCGTCCGAGGGGAGCGGCAGCAGCCGCGAGGCGGCGATGGAGCGCGTGCCGCCGGCGACGGAGACGGCCCGCTCGCCGGCGCCGACGACGCGCCCGAGCACCTCGCTCGCGCGCCCCCGACCGAGCGAGACCGCGAGGTCGCCGTCGGCGTCGCGCCCCCGGCGGGCGATCAGGTACGGCGGCACGGAGGTCGCGACCATCAACGCGAGCGACAGGGGCGCCGCCGCGAGGCCGAAGCCGTAGCCCGCGACGACGGCGACCAGCGTCACCGGCCACGCGAGGAACGGGCGCACGACCACCAGCACCACGAGCACGGCGAGCAGCCGCAGGGGGTCGGCGGCGACCCACGCGAGTCGCTCTAACACGGCCGCCGGCGACGTGAGGAGGGCGGCGACGGCGACCGCGACGACCACGAGACCGCCGGCGAGGACGCGACGCTTCACGCAGGTGATGCGTCCGTCGGCGGAATAAGGAGCGCGGTCGCGGACGAGCCCGGACGCGACGGTCGCGGCTTCGAACGGGGTCTCGGGAGGCTTAAGCGGCGCCGCGGGCAACTCACGGCGACGTGGCCCCCGACGACGCACGCACGCGCAGCCGCGCCGAGAAAGTCGCCCTCGGCGTGGAACTGCTCGAACACCTGGAGGACGAGGAACTGCCGCTCCCCGACCTGCTCGACCGACTGGAGACGGTGACGCAGAGTCCGGCGGTCACCCGCGAGGTGCTGGAGGAGGCCGAGCGTCGCGGCGTCATCGAACGCGAGGACGCCGTCGTGCGCGTCCACGGCTCCGGGTTCGTCCGGTTCGACTCGCAGGTGGTCACTCGCGAGGGGGAGTTCTCCTGTCGCCGCTGTGGCGCAGGGATCACGACCGGCCACTTCGTCCGGTTCGACGCCGGCGAACTCGGGCCGTTCGGCTCCTCGTGTATCCGGAAAGTGACGGGTCGCGAGACGTAGGCGAGCGTCGCGCCGCGAACGCGTGTCGGGGTCGCTCCCAGTTCAGCGGCCGCGACGCAGTTCCGCGATGAGCTGTTCGACGAGGTCGTTCTGCCGTTCCAACTGTCGAGCCTGCTGCTCGACCGTCTCACGCAGCGCCGCGACCTCCTCGGCGACGTCGTCGGTCGGCTCGGCGGGTTCGAAGCCGCTGTCGCCGAAGGCGTCCTCGTCCGGCGCCGCGTCGGCCCCAGTCGCGGCGACGGTGCCCTCGTCGTGCTCCGGGCGGAGTTCCGCGGCGGCCGCGGCGCCCCCGGCCGACCCGCCCGCGGTCGTCGACCGCTCTGCGTCGGTCGCCGACTCGTCGGTCAGCGGGTCCTCGCGGGTCCCGGCGTCGGTGTCGACCTCCGCGGGGTCGGCCGACAGCGGGTCGGGGCCGTCGCCGAAGTCGGTGTTGTCGGTGGTTGCGGCCTCCTCCTCCTCGCCGTCGGCCTCCGCCGAGAGCGCGCGGAACGCCTCCAGCGAGTCGACGTCGTAGTGGGTGAGGATGGCGTTCGTGATCCGGGTTCGGATCTCCTGTGCGCTGTCGCTCGGCGCCTTGAACCGTTCGTGGCGACCGTTGGCCGTGAGGACGACCGAGGTGGCGACGCTCCCCTCCTCGAAGTCGAGGTCGCTCACGTCGTCGTAGTGGAACTCCTCGTAGTCGTCGTCCCACACCGCCGCGCCGACGTGTTTCACGATGCGCGCGGAGGTGACGACGAGCGTCAACTCCGAGAAGCGGAAGGTGCGCTCGACCGTCTCGCCCGGTTCGGTGATGCCCGACGCCGAGAGCACGCCCGCGAGGACGGGGTGGAGCACGTCGTCGAGCGAGCCGCGCGGCACGGTGAACGACTGGTCGTCGTCGAGGCCGTACTCCAGCGTGAACTTCGCTTTCCGGCGCGACTCGGAGACGGCGACGCGTTCGGCTTCGTGGGAGTACTCGGAGACGGACTCGTCGGAGAGCAGCCCCTCGGCGCGGTAGATCAGGGTGCGGGTCGGGGTGACGAACAGTTCGTCGTCCCCGCCGAGGCGGACGCGGGCGACGGGGTCCTCGCCGCCCAGCTCCCCCCGGACCAGTTCCGGCAAACTCATACCGGCCTCTCACCCGCCGCGTGGCTTAAACCCGGCGGGTGCGTCGCTCAGGCGTCCGACGTGAGGCGGCGAGCGACCGCCCCGACGAGGCGCCGACGAGGCCCTCGCGGGGTGTGTCCCGTCGTGGCGTACTCGGTTCGGATGAGAAGGTTCAAGAGCGGGACCGCCCGACGTAGAAACGAGCCGGGGTGGCTTAGCTGGACATAGCGCCGCACTCATAGGGTTTCGAGATTCGGTGCGGAACGCCTTGGAAGCCTCCGCCCCAACGGGGCCCGCCGAGCCTCGTACCTGGGCCATGCGGAGATCGTGGGTTCGGAGCCCACCCCCGGCATCGTTCTACCGGACGCAACTCCTCGAGTGCCACGACCGCGTCGTCGACTCAGAGATGCTCGCGGATCAGCTTCTTGACGCCTCGTCGGAACCGCTCGGAGGCGGATCTCTGTGACACGCCCAGTCGCTCGCCCAACTCCGCCAGCGACACCGCACGCGGGATGTCGAGGTAGCCGCTCTCGACCGCCGCGAGCAGCGTCTCGCGCTGGGGGTCCGTCAGGGTCGACCCTCCGTCGGCGTCGACGCTCGTCTGCTCGTAGATCCGTTCGAACCGGAACGGGATGTCGTGCGCCTCACACACCTCGAACAGCCGCCGGTACCCCTCGCGGTCCGGGAACCGGACGCGACAGCGCCAGCCGTCGGCGGTTCCCGTCGCCGACTGGAGGACGGCGCCGACGCCGATGAACTCGCTCATGAGGTTCGTCCGACGCCCCTCCTCCGTGAAGTCGACCCGATACAGCCGACGGTCGTCGACCTCGGCGAACTCCACGAGGTTCCGGACCGCACTGGTCTCACCGACGGCCTCCTCGAAGGCGTCGAAGTCGCTCGCCTCCTCGCAGGTCACCCAGAACAACATCTGCGTGAGCACGTCGTCGCTGCTGTACGTCTCCTCCCACGAGGCCTCCGCGCTCGGCACCGCGCGCAACGCACCGCCGAGAACCGGGTGCTGGATCGTGAACACGGCGATGAGCATCGATTGTCGTCGGTCACACGCCGGGACTACATAAATAGCCGAAGTTCTTCGGGGTGCGCCTCATTTCGCTCCGCTTCGAGTTCGAGGTAGATGTCTGAGGAGTACTCTGCACGTACGCGGTCCGGGGAGGGCCTGGGGTCGTCGGACCTCGAAGACGACGGCGCTCCGACCGTGGGGTCACGCGACACGGCGGCCGCGGTGGTGGCGGCGGTCGCGACCGACCGAGGCGAGACGGCCGTCGACCTCCCAGCCGCGTTGTACGACACTGTCGACCCAGACGCGCTCGACGCGCTGTTCACGGGTGGACGGGGACACGTGCAGTTCGAGTACGCGGACAGGGTCGTGACCGTCGACCACGAACGCACGGTCACGGTCGAATCAGTCGAGTGATCGGAGAACGGGCGTCGCGCTCGCGGAGTCGTCTCCGAGCCCGTCGACGCGGTCGGTGTGACCGGCGCTGGACTGCGGGGGCGACAGCGAGGACCGCCTGCCCGCGGTCGACGCCTCACGCCGCGTCGTCGTCGGACTCCTCCTCCGAGAGGTGTTCCCACACCTCCGCACAGCCGCACCCGTCCTCGAGGTCGTCGAGGTGGGAGGTGTCGACTTCGTCGTCGCCGTACCGCTCGTCAGTGGACTGTTCTGCCATCGAGTCGACCCACGACTGCCGTCGGGATAAGCGAGTCCGCACGGTCAATGGTGGCCGGCGCTCCCCGATACCGTCCGGTCTTACCGGTACCTCGAACGCGACGTTCGGGTCGATACGGTCGCAGTCGGGCGGTTCTGTCCGCGCGACCCGTCACCGGAACCGTCGGCGGTTGCGGTCGGCGACGGGAGTATGTCCGACGGTCGCCACCGACCGGCATGAGCGTCGCCCTCCGGGTGCTGGACGACGGTGCGTGGGTGTCCGTGAACGACGAGCGCCAGGTGAGCGTCAGCGAGTTGTGGCGCATCGCTGGCACCGACACGGCGGGCGTCTGCGCGTGCGACTGCGCTGACTTCGTCGTCGAGGCGTTCACCGACGTCGGCGCGGTCGGGCAGACCGTCACCGCCGACGTGGCTGGGCAGTGTATCCGCTGTGGCGAGGCCGCCCACGTCCCGGGCGTGTCGGTCGGTCGCGTCGTCGACGAGCGGTTCCGCCCGGTCGCACCCGACGCGGTCCGGTCCCCGAACGGTGGCCTCGGCGCGCCGCAATCGTTGCCGGTTCCCGGTAGCGCCGGGGAGGATTGACGCGGCGGCGCGCGTTAGGTACGTGGGGTGAGTGGATCCGACCACGAATGCCGACGGACGTCGAACGCTGGAAATCGGAGGTGTACGGCGACGAGATCAGGGAGCACCTGTTCGAGTTCGCCGAGAACGGCTGGGCGTCGATCCCGGACGACGAGCGCGACGCGTGGTTCGAGCGCTTCAAATGGTGGGGGTTGTACCACCAGCGGAACGGCCAGGAGAGCTACTTCATGATGCGGATCGGCACGCCCAACGGCGTGTTGACGCCGGGGCAGACCGAGGTCGTCGCCGATATCGCCGACGAGTACGCTCGCGGTCCCGCCGAGAATCCCGAGTTCGGCGACGCGTACGTCGACTGGACCACCCGACAGTCGATCCAACTCCACTGGATCCGGTTGGAGGACGTGCCCGACATCTTCGAGACGCTGGAGGCGAACGGCCTCTCGACACAGCAGGCGTGTGGCGACTCCTGGCGCAACATCGTCGGCTGTCCCGTCGCCGGCAAGGACGCCAACGAGTTCGTCGACGCCTTGCCCGTGGCGCTCGACCTCCACGACACGTTCAAAGGCGACGAGGAGTACGCGAACCTCCCGCGCAAGTGGAAGGTGAGCGTCACCGGCTGTGAGGAGGGCTGCGGGCAGGGTGACATCAACGACCTCGCGTTCGAGCCGGCGGAGAAGGACGGCGTGAAGGGGTTCAACGTCCGCGTCGGCGGCGGCCTCTCGCGCAACGAGCCACGACTCGCCCGTAGCATCGACGTGTTCGTCACGCCCGAGGAGGCGCAGGACGTGGCGGCGGGGCTGTCGGCACTGTTCCGCGAGCACGGCGACCGCGAGGACCGCTACAACGCCCGGATGAAGTTCCTCACCGACGAGTGGGGCACCGAGAAGATCCGGCGGGTGCTGCAGGAGGAGTACGTCGACTTCGATCTGTCGACGGCGGGCGAGGACCTGCGCGACGAGTACACGTACAACTCCGGGCGCAACGACGCGGGCCACCACGACCACGTAGGCGTCCACGAGCAGAACGACGGCAACTACTACGTCGGCCTGAACGTGCTCGTCGGTCGGATGGGCGCCGACGACACCCGCGAACTCGCGCGTCTCGCCGACGAGTACGGCTCCGGCGAGGTGCGCGTCACCCAGCGCCAGAACGTCATCGTCACCGACGTGCCCGAGGCGAACCTCGACGACCTACTCGCGGAGGACCTGCTCGACACGTACGAACCGGACCCGCACCCGTTCATGCGTGGCTCCATCGCCTGCACCGGCACGGAGTTCTGCTCGCTGTCCATCGTCGAGACGAAGAACCGGCAGGTGCGCTACGCCCGCTGGCTCAAGGAAAACGTCCCGGTGCCAGACGGCGTCGAGGACTTCCACATCCACCTGTCGGGCTGCACGGCGTCGTGTGCGCAACCACAGATCGCCGACATCAGCCTGCGCGGGATGAAGACCCGCAAGGACGGCGAGGCGGTCGAGGCGCTCGACATCGGGCTCGGCGGCGGCCTCGGCGCCGACCCGCGCTTCGCCGACTGGGTCGAACAGCGCGTCCCCGCCGACGAGGTGCCGGGTGCCATCGCGAATCTGCTCGCGAACTTCGAGGAGCGCCGCGAGGGCGACGAGAGCTTCCGCGACTTCGTCGAGCGCACCGACGAGGAGACGCTCGCGGCCCTCGTCGAACCCGAGGAGACGGACTACGAGGACCCGTACATGCACAACACGAAGCTGACGTGGTACCCGTACGCCGACGAAGACTCGATGGACGACTCGCCCGCGCCCGCACGAGCCGACGGAACGCCCATCACCTCCGACGACTGAGTCACACGCATGCCCGACCGGCTCATCCGCGTCAACGCGTACACGACGTTCGACCTCCTCGACGGGTTCGCCCGCGGCCACGACTTCGACGAGGAGGGCGTCGCCGTGTTGAACGTCACGGCGCCGCGTGAGGACCCGGAGGCGGTGACACTCGAACTCGAACTCGACAACAGCGCGCTGGAGACGCTCCCGCCCCACGCCGAGGGCGTCACCCTCTCGGCGGCGCAAGCGCGCGAGTTGGCGAGCGAGTTGGAGACGTACGCCGCCCGCGTCGAGGCGGCGCAGGCCGACGAGTAAGCTGGCGGCGACGTTCGGACCGCGCCCGGGACACTCGTTCTCACACCCGAGAGTCGGGGACGAAGCCTTTTGCGCTCTGGCGGGGGAGCCGGAACCATGTGGGTACGGGAGCGGGACGTGGTCGACTATCTCACCGTCTCGGTAGTGACGCTGCTCGCGTGGCTCCACTTCCCGTACAGCACCTACGTCTACACACAACTCCACTACTGGGCGTGGTGGATCCAGCGGTGGGTCGACCAGTCGCCGGACCAGGCCGTCGGGCTCACGGTCGTCGTGTTCGCCATCGGCGGCGGTGCGTTGCTCGCGGGCATCGTGTACTCGGCGTCGGCGTAGCGGCAGGCGAGCGGGGGTTCTCACGGCTTCATGTGACGCCGACGCGGAGCGTGCGCATGGACGACGACAGCGACGTGAGCGGCTTGCGTGCGACGCTCCGCGCGAACCCAGCGGGGCACTGGCTCTCGACACCCGCACCGCAGGTCGCCGAGCAACTCGCACAGACCGACGCCGACTTCGTCGTGGTCGACACCGAGCACGCGCCGACGGACCTGGAGTCCGTCGAGGCAGCGGTCCGAGCGGTCGACGCGGCGAACGCGACCGGCGAGGACGGTGCCGCCGACACCGCGGCGGTGGTCCGCGTCGCGTGGAACGACCACGTGCGGATCAAGCGCGTCCTCGACACCGGCGCCGCGGGCGTGATGGCACCGCAGGTGAACACCGTCGACGAGGCCGAGGCGTTCGTCGCCGCCGCGCGCTACCCGCCCGAGGGCCACCGCGGCGTCGCGGGCACACGCGCCTCGCGGTACGGTCGAGACCTCGACGACTACTACGAGCGCGCGAACGACCGAGTGGCGACCATCGCGCAAGTGGAGACGGCCGAGGCCGTCGACAACGCCGGCGAGATCAGCGCGGTCGACGGCCTCGACGCCCTGCTCGTCGGCCCCGCCGACCTGTCGGCGGCGCTCGGGGTGTTCGGGGAGTACGAGCACGAGCAGTTCGTCGCCGCCGTGGAGGCGGTGCTCGACGCGAGCACGGTGCCCGTGGGGACGCTGGCCACCTCGCTCGACGAGGTCGACTACTGGGCGGCCCTCGGCTTCGACTACCAGATCGTCGGCGTCGACGCCGGCTACCTCCGCACGGGCGCGGCGGCGGCGCTGGAGCGCTACGAGCAGGTCGGAGAGGAGTAGGGCCGGCTTAGACGGCGCGCCCGCGCTCGCTGGTGCCGACGAGGTAGGTGCCGTACGTGAGCAGCGCCGCCGCCGGGACCAGCGCCAGCGTCGCGAGCTGGCTGGCCTGCGAGGTGACCCCGGGGAGGAACATGACCGTGCCGACGATCATGAGTGCCGCGCCGATGACCGCGTTTCGGTTCATGGAGCGGTGTAGGGGCCCCGCGCGTACTAAGGGTTACCTTTCGAGCGAGTCGCGACTCAGTTGAGTTCGGGGTCGCGCTCGCCCGCGGGAATCGCCACGTCCAGCCAGTTGTCCGTCGGCGGCAGCGGGCAGGCGAACGCGTCCGCGAACGCGCAGAAGGGTGTGTACGCGAGGTTGAAGTCGAGCGTCACGCTGTCGATGGCGTCGAGGTCGCCCTCCGGGTGCAGGTCCATGTACCGGCCGCCGTCGTACGTCTGCTGGCCGGTCGTCTTGTCGCGGAACGGGAGGAACAGCGCCGCCGACCCTTCCGCGCGCAGCGCGGTGAGCGTCTGTTCGACCGGTTCGCCCTCGGCGTTCGGGAGCGTGAACGAGAACGTCGCGACCTCGTGGAAGCGCTCGGCGGTGCCGTTGCGGACGGTCAACTCGACGGTGTCGGGGTCGTCGTGCACGGTCACGTCGGCCTCGACGCGATACGCCGGGTCCGGGTCGAAGTAGTCGAGCCCGTCGAAGTCGTCGCGCAGCGCCGGGTCGACCGGCGACTGTGGGTCGTTCGCGAGGAACTCGTCTTTCTCGGCGCGCATCTCCGCGAGGCGGTCACGCCACGCGTCGTCGTCTGGGGCGTCGTCGGCGGCGTCGGCGGTGTCGGTCATACCCTGCGTTGCGGGTGACGAGGGTTCAATCCCGCGTTCGGCGCCCGCGCGGTCGGCGGCGCGGTCGCTGGCGAGGCGAGAGTGGAACGAACTCGCGGACGAACTGGAAGTCGGACGAACTCGAAGTCGACGAACGACCCGTCGCGGCGGTCGGCGCCGCGTCGGGGCGATTACCGGCGGGCGAGCAGCGCGGCGCCGACGAGCGCGACGAGGGCGGCGACGGCGGAGAAGCCGGGGCCGCTCGTCTCGGTCGACGACTCGGTGTCGGCGACGGTGGTGGACTCAGCGGCGTCGGTGGCGGTCGTGGTCGCCGTGTCGGTGGCGGTCGTCCGGGTGAACTCCTCGTCGGCGACGTACGCCGTGTCGGCGACGTCCTGGCCGTTCTCGTCGGTGTAGGAGTCGTCGACGGAGGCGTTGAACGTCTGGTCGCCCTCGTTCAGGTGCGCCTTCGCGACGACGACCTGGCTGCGCGAGAGCGCGGGCGAGACCTCGACGGTGAGGTTCTCGTGGGTGCCGGCCTCGAGGTACTCGGTGTGGCCGACGAGGCCGTTCGAGGCGTTGTAGACGGCGAGGAAGCCGCCCTCGGAGAGCGTCACCTCGTCGACGGTGACCTCCTCGACGCCGACCTGGTCCTCGAAGGTGATGTCGGCAGTCGCGTTGGCGGTGTCGTTGGCGGTCTGTGCGGTTGCGGTGCCGGCGGCGAGGCCGCCTGCGAGGGCGACGGCGCCGACCAGCACGGAGAGCAGTACGAGCGCGGGGAGCGTAGTGCGTGCGTTCATCTGAGAGAGATACTCACGGCGAAGGAATCGCCGGAGTGCGTCGACGTTCCTCGTGCGGACGAAAGAGTCCGTCGCTCCCGAACGTGCAAGAGTGGCATACGGCGTGGGGATCGGTACCGTGACGCTGGGTGCTCGCCGGGGGATCGACCACCCCCGATGCAGGCCGTCGCCGACACCTCCCGCCGCCACCATCGTCCGCCACCGCCGTCGTCTGCCTCCGCCGACGCCCCTCGTGTTTTTGCTCGCCGCCCGCGCGCATTCGGTATGCGCTCGTGTTACGCCTGTGGTCGGACGGCGACCGGATCCGACGCCGGCCAGCGGTGCGACTGCGGCGAGCCCCTGTGGTTCGACACCGACCCCGGCGACTTCGAGTGGCCCGACCGCGACGGCGTCTGGGCGTTCGCCGACCTCCTGCCGGTCGAACGCCCCCCGAGTGGGCTCGCGGCGGTCGCCGGCGCGACGCCGCTGGTTCGGACTCCCGGTCTCGACGTGGACGGCGCCCGCGTCCACGTGAAACTGGAGGGCACCAACCCGACGGGGTCGTTCAAGGACCGCGGGAGCGCCGTCGGCGTCGCCGCCGCCGTCGCCCGCGGCGTCGACACGGTCGGCACCGTCTCCCACGGCAACATGGCCGCCTCGATGGCCGCTCACGCCGCCGGCGCCGACCTCGACTGCGTCGTGCTCGTCCCCGCGGACATCTCCGCGTCGCGACTCCGACGGATCGCGGCGTACGGCCCGCGCATCGTCCGCGTCGACGGCGACTACGGTCGAC
The DNA window shown above is from Halobaculum marinum and carries:
- a CDS encoding HalOD1 output domain-containing protein; the encoded protein is MSEEYSARTRSGEGLGSSDLEDDGAPTVGSRDTAAAVVAAVATDRGETAVDLPAALYDTVDPDALDALFTGGRGHVQFEYADRVVTVDHERTVTVESVE
- a CDS encoding DUF7282 domain-containing protein, which gives rise to MNARTTLPALVLLSVLVGAVALAGGLAAGTATAQTANDTANATADITFEDQVGVEEVTVDEVTLSEGGFLAVYNASNGLVGHTEYLEAGTHENLTVEVSPALSRSQVVVAKAHLNEGDQTFNASVDDSYTDENGQDVADTAYVADEEFTRTTATDTATTTATDAAESTTVADTESSTETSGPGFSAVAALVALVGAALLARR
- a CDS encoding GNAT family N-acetyltransferase, encoding MTVRVGHPTDEPALRVLQAHLREPSPTLLAHGLRDGGVLVDEATVDGDDGRVGGDGGATGDPTATVPVGYLLAVDGDGTHVAELVVHPARRREGRATALFDRLFERTTGPVTLLVAADNDPARRLYADLGFHRVERRPGFYDDGTDALLLARDVAP
- a CDS encoding HpcH/HpaI aldolase family protein, with translation MDDDSDVSGLRATLRANPAGHWLSTPAPQVAEQLAQTDADFVVVDTEHAPTDLESVEAAVRAVDAANATGEDGAADTAAVVRVAWNDHVRIKRVLDTGAAGVMAPQVNTVDEAEAFVAAARYPPEGHRGVAGTRASRYGRDLDDYYERANDRVATIAQVETAEAVDNAGEISAVDGLDALLVGPADLSAALGVFGEYEHEQFVAAVEAVLDASTVPVGTLATSLDEVDYWAALGFDYQIVGVDAGYLRTGAAAALERYEQVGEE
- a CDS encoding DUF6360 family protein; the protein is MPDRLIRVNAYTTFDLLDGFARGHDFDEEGVAVLNVTAPREDPEAVTLELELDNSALETLPPHAEGVTLSAAQARELASELETYAARVEAAQADE
- a CDS encoding VTT domain-containing protein, producing the protein MKRRVLAGGLVVVAVAVAALLTSPAAVLERLAWVAADPLRLLAVLVVLVVVRPFLAWPVTLVAVVAGYGFGLAAAPLSLALMVATSVPPYLIARRGRDADGDLAVSLGRGRASEVLGRVVGAGERAVSVAGGTRSIAASRLLPLPSDAISVAAGLAGVRTVPFVVGSAIGELPWAVAGTVAGASAGRVAAVGLSGVFDLRLVAAAGLAGLLLLVGPAYRHYRSSA
- a CDS encoding DUF5830 family protein, whose translation is MAPDDARTRSRAEKVALGVELLEHLEDEELPLPDLLDRLETVTQSPAVTREVLEEAERRGVIEREDAVVRVHGSGFVRFDSQVVTREGEFSCRRCGAGITTGHFVRFDAGELGPFGSSCIRKVTGRET
- a CDS encoding DUF1684 domain-containing protein — protein: MTDTADAADDAPDDDAWRDRLAEMRAEKDEFLANDPQSPVDPALRDDFDGLDYFDPDPAYRVEADVTVHDDPDTVELTVRNGTAERFHEVATFSFTLPNAEGEPVEQTLTALRAEGSAALFLPFRDKTTGQQTYDGGRYMDLHPEGDLDAIDSVTLDFNLAYTPFCAFADAFACPLPPTDNWLDVAIPAGERDPELN
- a CDS encoding DUF7115 domain-containing protein; the protein is MSLPELVRGELGGEDPVARVRLGGDDELFVTPTRTLIYRAEGLLSDESVSEYSHEAERVAVSESRRKAKFTLEYGLDDDQSFTVPRGSLDDVLHPVLAGVLSASGITEPGETVERTFRFSELTLVVTSARIVKHVGAAVWDDDYEEFHYDDVSDLDFEEGSVATSVVLTANGRHERFKAPSDSAQEIRTRITNAILTHYDVDSLEAFRALSAEADGEEEEAATTDNTDFGDGPDPLSADPAEVDTDAGTREDPLTDESATDAERSTTAGGSAGGAAAAAELRPEHDEGTVAATGADAAPDEDAFGDSGFEPAEPTDDVAEEVAALRETVEQQARQLERQNDLVEQLIAELRRGR
- a CDS encoding nitrite/sulfite reductase, which produces MPTDVERWKSEVYGDEIREHLFEFAENGWASIPDDERDAWFERFKWWGLYHQRNGQESYFMMRIGTPNGVLTPGQTEVVADIADEYARGPAENPEFGDAYVDWTTRQSIQLHWIRLEDVPDIFETLEANGLSTQQACGDSWRNIVGCPVAGKDANEFVDALPVALDLHDTFKGDEEYANLPRKWKVSVTGCEEGCGQGDINDLAFEPAEKDGVKGFNVRVGGGLSRNEPRLARSIDVFVTPEEAQDVAAGLSALFREHGDREDRYNARMKFLTDEWGTEKIRRVLQEEYVDFDLSTAGEDLRDEYTYNSGRNDAGHHDHVGVHEQNDGNYYVGLNVLVGRMGADDTRELARLADEYGSGEVRVTQRQNVIVTDVPEANLDDLLAEDLLDTYEPDPHPFMRGSIACTGTEFCSLSIVETKNRQVRYARWLKENVPVPDGVEDFHIHLSGCTASCAQPQIADISLRGMKTRKDGEAVEALDIGLGGGLGADPRFADWVEQRVPADEVPGAIANLLANFEERREGDESFRDFVERTDEETLAALVEPEETDYEDPYMHNTKLTWYPYADEDSMDDSPAPARADGTPITSDD
- a CDS encoding helix-turn-helix domain-containing protein is translated as MLIAVFTIQHPVLGGALRAVPSAEASWEETYSSDDVLTQMLFWVTCEEASDFDAFEEAVGETSAVRNLVEFAEVDDRRLYRVDFTEEGRRTNLMSEFIGVGAVLQSATGTADGWRCRVRFPDREGYRRLFEVCEAHDIPFRFERIYEQTSVDADGGSTLTDPQRETLLAAVESGYLDIPRAVSLAELGERLGVSQRSASERFRRGVKKLIREHL